A genome region from Macrobrachium rosenbergii isolate ZJJX-2024 chromosome 42, ASM4041242v1, whole genome shotgun sequence includes the following:
- the LOC136828232 gene encoding uncharacterized protein — protein sequence MSNTVPKRVFTTSAWDLERGILHRGEIVLASTTFLEIVNSSCCCREKVDLVLPDQVASGSGSRKAKVVQHSAGYVQPVFVRTCGEQSCSSGGTENAVFSCTQKWTWMDLYTEDQLYSGFMHLEKVLIPDGCSCREQQAEIGENSKSSGSSFKEDFDGIKDSFSVRIPVSSSNELPRPGELGAGHRTLKDNAKSNVFKRDAIAAKSSEPDIYLEASDIRIPSSILVDYNSSSYKDNDDSSYLKDILAAYISQNLPLVSLEQSEGEHYFTDTGGSGINLKGLSDLVNKSQGRDELFLHSIFQNSSSSSCKDSRNCSSSEHSSKYSDSDLNSTGHQQPTALLPGQQNDSIKSSQLANLPGVSNVLDVMKYNLKLGLLGGTFGRMTTAELMKNILNHVPENERAYAQSAAEKMMVTEMEYLKTSLKMLEIILNSTGSLEDVVNTPKLSPNIKESGKAPLISRPDINSPNRFESVNAPIYSNPTFQGNKENIEDNFRKELSLGTNQNKNLSVGLIQLEKGDLHFNRSLLPTISQVGNLPVTPEASQPSSGSGFGVTDRMEEELHAAFANFVFQEAWANLSCRVPETISKSVSEVNFLPSLIRKQLHPEAKGVLDINKFTGRIITGIIMCHIPDLEEALKDGRLATAISGGVMAADLLNKQVKIIKGVMQGLLDTSDAKKLLVFSSGQSSPPEACQGASSST from the exons ATGTCAAACACTGTACCCAAACGAGTCTTTACCACTTCTGCCTGGGACTTGGAGCGTGGAATCTTACACAGAGGCGAAATCGTCTTGGCTTCAACAACTTTCCTCGAAATCGTGAACAG TTCATGTTGCTGCAGAGAGAAGGTAGACCTTGTACTCCCAGATCAGGTGGCTTCTG GTAGTGGATCACGCAAAGCAAAAGTTGTACAACACTCAGCGGGCTACGTTCAACCAGTTTTTGTGAGAACTTGCGGAGAACAGTCTTGTTCAAGTGGGGGTACTGAGAACGCAGTATTCAGTTGCACCCAG aagtgGACATGGATGGATCTATACACTGAAGATCAATTGTACAGTGGCTTCATGCACCTCGAAAAAGTGTTGATTCCAGATGGGTGTAGTTGCAGAGAGCAACAAGCTGAGATAGGAGAAAACTCTAAAAGCAGTGGCAGTTCATTCAAAGAAGACTTCGATGGAATTAAAGATAGTTTCTCAGTGAGGATTCCAGTCTCGAGCAGTAATGAACTCCCTAGACCAGGGGAGCTTGGTGCAGGGCACAGAACCTTGAAAGACAATGCTAAATCTAATGTATTCAAGAGAGATGCCATTGCAGCCAAATCCAGTGAACCTGATATTTACTTAGAAGCTTCAGATATTCGGATCCCTAGCAGTATCCTCGTTGATTACAACAGCAGTTCTTACAAGGATAACGATGATTCTTCTTACTTGAAGGATATACTTGCTGCTTACATATCTCAAAACCTTCCTCTGGTGTCCCTTGAACAATCTGAGGGAGAACACTATTTCACAGACACTGGGGGATCTGGAATTAACTTGAAGGGATTAAGTGATCTTGTGAATAAGAGTCAAGGACGTGACGAGTTATTTCTTCATTCGATATTtcaaaacagcagcagcagcagctgcaagGACAGCAGAAACTGCAGCAGCTCTGAGCATTCCTCTAAGTACTCTGATTCAGATTTGAATTCCACAGGTCATCAGCAACCTACTGCATTGCTTCCAGGACAGCAAAATGATTCGATCAAATCTTCTCAGTTAGCTAACCTACCAGGTGTCTCAAACGTGTTGGACGTTATGAAGTACAATTTAAAATTAGGTTTACTTGGTGGTACTTTTGGCAGGATGACTACAGCTGaactaatgaaaaatatcttgaatCACGTCCCAGAAAATGAACGGGCCTATGCACAATCAGCAGCAGAGAAAATGATGGTAACAGAGATGGAGTATCTTAAGACATCTCTCAAGATGCtggaaataatattaaattcCACTGGATCACTGGAGGATGTTGTAAATACCCCAAAGTTGTCACCTAACATAAAAGAATCAGGAAAGGCGCCtcttatttcaagacctgatatTAACAGTCCAAACAGGTTTGAATCTGTCAATGCCCCTATATACAGTAACCCAACATTTCAGGGTAACAAGGAGAATATTGAAGACAATTTTCGAAAGGAATTGTCACTGGgaacaaaccaaaataaaaatttatcagttGGCCTCATTCAACTAGAGAAAGGTGACCTACATTTTAACCGGAGCCTTCTGCCCACAATTTCACAAGTTGGAAATCTCCCTGTGACACCTGAAGCTTCACAACCTTCAAGTGGAAGTGGGTTTGGAGTGACAGACAGGATGGAAGAAGAATTACATGCAGCCTTTGCAAACTTTGTATTTCAAGAGGCCTGGGCGAATTTGTCCTGCAGGGTTCCAGAGACAATAAGCAAGTCGGTCTCAGAGGTGAACTTCTTGCCCTCTCTGATTAGAAAACAACTTCATCCAGAGGCCAAAGGTGTGTTAGACATCAACAAGTTTACCGGAAGGATAATTACTGGAATCATAATGTGTCATATTCCAGACCTCGAGGAAGCTTTGAAGGACGGACGATTAGCCACCGCCATATCAGGTGGGGTGATGGCAGCAGATTTACTGAATAAGCAAGTGAAGATAATAAAGGGA GTGATGCAAGGACTCCTTGACACTAGCGACGCCAAAAAATTGCTGGTATTCTCAAGTGGTCAGTCAAGTCCACCGGAGGCTTGCCAAGGGGCGAGTTCCTCAACTTAA